The Candidatus Nanosynbacter lyticus genome window below encodes:
- the rpsC gene encoding 30S ribosomal protein S3 yields the protein MGQKVNPINFRLQVHKNWSSRWFTANKKEFAEAIRQDHEIRELIEKKFASRPTINRIEIERSANLITVTIHTAKAGVVIGRGGAGVNELKKQVEKIVGSPVRINIEEVRRPELAAKLVAENIARQLERRINFRRATKMTAQNTMSAGAKGIRIEVAGRLNGAEMARREKVIEGSVPLHTLRADIDFHCARAQTPAGIIGVKVWIYKGERSR from the coding sequence ATGGGTCAAAAAGTGAATCCAATCAACTTCCGCCTACAAGTTCACAAGAACTGGAGCTCTCGTTGGTTTACGGCCAATAAGAAAGAGTTTGCGGAGGCAATTCGCCAGGATCACGAAATCCGCGAATTGATTGAGAAGAAATTTGCCTCACGCCCAACCATCAATCGCATTGAGATTGAGCGGAGTGCCAACTTGATCACGGTAACTATTCACACAGCGAAAGCTGGTGTGGTGATCGGCCGTGGCGGTGCTGGCGTGAATGAATTGAAAAAGCAAGTTGAGAAGATTGTCGGGTCACCTGTTCGCATCAACATCGAAGAAGTGCGCCGACCGGAACTAGCAGCTAAATTAGTGGCAGAAAACATCGCTCGGCAGCTAGAGCGCCGCATCAACTTCCGCCGCGCAACCAAAATGACCGCGCAAAACACCATGAGTGCCGGCGCCAAAGGTATCCGCATCGAGGTGGCTGGTCGTTTGAACGGTGCTGAAATGGCACGCCGCGAAAAGGTGATTGAGGGCTCAGTGCCGCTCCATACCCTGCGTGCTGATATTGACTTCCACTGTGCTCGCGCCCAGACACCAGCTGGTATCATCGGCGTGAAGGTGTGGATTTATAAGGGAGAAAGGAGTCGCTAA
- the rplC gene encoding 50S ribosomal protein L3: protein MKTLLGTKLGMTQLLAEDGKAIPVTLIQAGPVTVTQVKTVETDGYNAVQVAYGEGKNLSKAVAGHVKPAQVTPKHIREFRVDEIPEGIKVGDEINVSAFEVGDSVDATGTSKGKGFAGTIKRHNFKRHRKTHGGKGNTRKPGSIGSMYPQKVFKGKTMAGHMGHERVTVKNLEVAYVDPETNLIGVKGAVPGPRKGLIILGGNK from the coding sequence GTGAAAACACTTCTCGGTACCAAACTTGGTATGACCCAGCTCTTGGCTGAAGACGGCAAAGCCATTCCGGTGACGCTGATCCAAGCCGGCCCTGTCACCGTGACTCAGGTGAAGACTGTCGAAACCGACGGTTACAATGCGGTACAGGTCGCTTATGGAGAGGGTAAGAACCTGAGCAAGGCCGTGGCTGGACACGTGAAGCCAGCCCAAGTGACCCCGAAGCACATTCGGGAATTCCGCGTCGACGAGATCCCTGAGGGAATCAAAGTTGGCGATGAAATCAACGTTTCCGCGTTCGAAGTCGGCGATTCTGTCGATGCGACCGGAACCAGCAAAGGTAAAGGTTTCGCTGGAACCATTAAACGCCACAACTTTAAGCGTCACCGCAAGACGCACGGTGGTAAGGGTAATACTCGTAAGCCAGGTTCAATTGGCTCGATGTATCCACAAAAAGTGTTCAAGGGTAAGACGATGGCTGGCCACATGGGTCACGAGCGTGTTACGGTCAAGAACCTGGAAGTGGCATATGTTGATCCAGAGACCAATCTGATCGGGGTAAAGGGCGCTGTCCCTGGGCCACGAAAAGGGCTGATCATTTTAGGAGGTAACAAGTAA
- the rpsS gene encoding 30S ribosomal protein S19, with the protein MSRSLKKGPFVDVKLAKKVAALSLDDRTVIKTWARASTITPEMVGRTIAVYNGKMHVPVLITENMVGHKLGEFSPTRKFRKHGGKDKK; encoded by the coding sequence ATGAGTCGTTCATTAAAGAAAGGTCCATTCGTCGATGTGAAGCTTGCGAAAAAAGTCGCTGCTCTCAGCCTTGACGATCGAACCGTTATCAAAACGTGGGCGCGCGCTTCGACTATCACCCCAGAAATGGTCGGTCGAACGATTGCTGTCTACAACGGTAAGATGCACGTGCCTGTGCTGATTACCGAAAACATGGTTGGCCACAAACTCGGTGAGTTTAGTCCAACTCGTAAGTTCCGTAAGCACGGCGGAAAGGATAAGAAGTAA
- the rplN gene encoding 50S ribosomal protein L14, with protein sequence MIQQESRLKVADNSGAKEVLCIRVLGGTRRRYARVGDVIVCSVKDASPTGNVKKKSVVKAVVVRTRDQIHRKDGSTICFDDNAVVIINDDKQPKATRVFGPVPRELRDMGYMKIISLAPEVL encoded by the coding sequence ATGATCCAACAAGAATCTCGTCTCAAAGTAGCTGACAACTCGGGTGCCAAAGAAGTATTGTGCATCCGCGTCCTCGGTGGTACCCGCCGCCGCTACGCTCGCGTTGGTGACGTGATCGTCTGTTCAGTCAAGGACGCCAGCCCAACCGGCAACGTCAAAAAGAAATCTGTCGTCAAAGCTGTGGTAGTTCGCACCCGCGACCAAATCCACCGCAAAGACGGCTCAACCATTTGCTTTGACGACAACGCCGTGGTGATTATCAACGATGACAAGCAGCCAAAGGCTACCCGTGTCTTCGGCCCAGTGCCACGCGAACTTCGCGACATGGGCTACATGAAGATCATCAGCTTGGCTCCGGAGGTACTCTAA
- the rpsG gene encoding 30S ribosomal protein S7 — translation MPRKVTKKLQRQLQPDRRYQSVLVQRLINKSMLDGKKLAAERAVYAALEAAAKKLDSEDPLAVFERALKNVSPNFEVKSRRVGGANYQIPFPVQGHRQLHYAFSWLVQSARARSGMPYSQRLALEIVDAYNEAGAAFKKKEDTHKMAEANRAFAHFARG, via the coding sequence ATGCCTCGTAAAGTTACCAAGAAACTACAACGCCAATTGCAACCTGACCGCCGCTACCAAAGCGTGCTGGTGCAGCGTTTGATTAACAAGTCAATGCTCGACGGCAAAAAATTGGCGGCTGAGCGTGCCGTGTATGCCGCTCTAGAAGCAGCCGCAAAGAAGTTGGATTCTGAAGACCCCCTTGCTGTCTTTGAGCGAGCTCTCAAGAATGTCAGCCCAAACTTTGAGGTGAAGAGCCGCCGTGTCGGTGGTGCGAACTACCAGATTCCGTTCCCAGTTCAGGGACACCGGCAGCTACACTACGCGTTTAGCTGGCTAGTACAATCAGCTCGTGCTCGTAGTGGGATGCCATATTCACAGCGTTTGGCGCTAGAGATTGTTGACGCCTACAACGAAGCTGGTGCTGCCTTCAAGAAGAAGGAAGATACCCACAAGATGGCTGAGGCTAACCGTGCCTTTGCCCACTTTGCTCGCGGCTAA
- the rplD gene encoding 50S ribosomal protein L4 — protein MAESTKLPKDIFAVDVPNHELLKLAYDSYLANARLASATTKQRGEVSGGGKKPWKQKGTGRARFGSSRNPIWRGGGVVFGPRGNENYTKKLSKTAKKVAIRQALTVANEAKKIVVKDIKTTGKTKEVATFLADNKLERRVLIVVDEKTPELMRASNNIQNVLVIRASYLSVYHILNADTIVMTPKALPVITEWLSKEEA, from the coding sequence ATGGCTGAATCAACCAAACTTCCTAAAGACATTTTTGCTGTTGACGTGCCAAACCACGAACTGTTGAAATTGGCATATGACAGCTACCTGGCAAACGCCCGCCTAGCAAGCGCAACCACCAAGCAGCGTGGTGAAGTTTCCGGTGGTGGTAAAAAGCCATGGAAGCAAAAGGGAACTGGTCGAGCGCGTTTCGGCTCAAGCCGTAACCCAATCTGGCGCGGCGGTGGTGTGGTCTTTGGCCCACGCGGCAACGAAAACTACACCAAAAAATTGTCTAAAACCGCCAAGAAAGTGGCAATTCGCCAAGCCTTGACGGTAGCAAATGAAGCGAAGAAGATCGTCGTCAAAGATATCAAGACGACGGGCAAAACCAAGGAAGTCGCAACCTTCTTGGCTGATAACAAGCTTGAGCGCCGCGTGCTGATCGTCGTGGACGAAAAGACACCAGAATTGATGCGCGCAAGCAACAACATTCAGAACGTATTGGTGATCCGCGCGAGCTACCTCAGCGTTTACCACATCCTGAATGCGGATACTATTGTCATGACCCCGAAAGCTCTGCCAGTAATCACTGAGTGGCTGAGTAAGGAGGAAGCGTAA
- a CDS encoding 50S ribosomal protein L23, translating to MKQMTIIPRISEKAYAQSANGVYVFRVPLNLNKNEIKAAVEAQFDVTVLKVKTLVQDGKAVRFSRGKNRYPGTTTRKDWKKAYVTLKDGDKLDVFDAVEQQMEETK from the coding sequence ATGAAACAGATGACAATTATCCCACGCATTAGCGAGAAAGCATATGCACAGAGCGCCAACGGCGTGTACGTGTTCCGCGTTCCGCTGAACCTAAATAAAAACGAGATCAAAGCAGCAGTTGAAGCGCAATTTGACGTTACTGTCCTGAAGGTAAAGACCTTGGTCCAAGACGGCAAAGCTGTGCGTTTCTCACGAGGCAAGAACCGCTATCCTGGCACGACTACGCGCAAGGATTGGAAGAAGGCTTACGTGACGCTGAAAGATGGCGATAAGCTCGATGTGTTTGACGCAGTAGAGCAGCAGATGGAGGAGACCAAGTAA
- a CDS encoding YajQ family cyclic di-GMP-binding protein, whose translation MASFSFDIVSEIDKAELNNVFMQAEKEIQGRYDFKGTSARIDWLDDKKGFKFTGDNDWQVDAVLDIVRKKLAARGQSSKVLDLTKEKVTSNLKTTWEIPFKQGLDQPTAKRIAADIRAAAPKAKPQIQGDLVRVTSASKDELQKVISLMRENDYDTPLQCVNYR comes from the coding sequence ATGGCAAGTTTTTCATTTGATATTGTGTCAGAAATTGACAAAGCCGAGCTGAATAATGTTTTCATGCAGGCGGAAAAAGAGATCCAAGGGCGGTACGATTTTAAGGGGACGAGCGCTAGGATTGACTGGCTGGATGATAAAAAAGGATTCAAGTTCACTGGTGATAACGACTGGCAGGTTGATGCGGTGCTGGACATTGTGCGCAAGAAACTGGCGGCTCGGGGTCAGTCGAGCAAAGTCCTCGATCTCACCAAAGAAAAGGTCACCTCAAACCTCAAAACCACCTGGGAAATTCCTTTCAAGCAAGGCCTCGACCAGCCGACCGCCAAGCGCATTGCTGCCGACATTCGCGCTGCGGCGCCCAAAGCCAAGCCGCAAATCCAAGGCGACCTCGTCCGTGTTACCTCTGCCTCGAAAGATGAATTACAGAAAGTCATTAGCCTGATGCGTGAAAATGATTATGACACGCCGCTGCAGTGCGTGAATTATCGCTAA
- the rplV gene encoding 50S ribosomal protein L22: MADTTYTVRAYAKGVDQTPRKVSLVAALIRGRTVADALVILEHVPKRAALPVKKAIDSAKANAINNHGLDAKSLVITTLSVTTGTRLRRFKPASKGRALPFQKKTSNILVEVTGTEKPKKAPAKKPETKPAKPAAKKAAETTAKKEEK; encoded by the coding sequence ATGGCTGATACTACGTATACTGTTCGCGCTTACGCCAAAGGTGTTGACCAAACACCACGCAAGGTCAGCCTGGTAGCTGCGCTGATACGCGGCCGCACCGTCGCCGATGCATTGGTTATCTTGGAGCACGTGCCAAAACGCGCTGCTTTGCCGGTCAAAAAGGCAATCGACAGTGCCAAGGCAAACGCCATCAACAACCACGGTTTGGACGCTAAAAGCTTGGTAATTACCACCTTGAGCGTTACCACTGGTACACGTCTACGCCGCTTTAAGCCAGCGTCAAAGGGTCGTGCCTTGCCGTTCCAGAAAAAGACGTCAAACATCTTGGTTGAAGTAACTGGTACTGAGAAGCCAAAGAAAGCGCCTGCAAAAAAACCAGAGACCAAACCTGCCAAGCCTGCAGCGAAAAAAGCCGCCGAAACCACGGCAAAAAAGGAGGAGAAGTAA
- the rplB gene encoding 50S ribosomal protein L2: protein MPVKAYNPTTPARRGMTSQDLSDITTKKPLKSLTKAKKQNAGRNNQGRITVRHRGGGVRRHYRLVNHNLPAGLTLTIEEIEYDPNRSARIARVKDQYNLYHYVLADTSMVKGKTIQTGEEAPIEASNRLPLSAIPVGTMIYAIELTAGKGAQMVRAAGAKAQLMAKEGNYATIKLPSGEVRKVRLEATAAIGTVGNVQHQNVKIGSAGRRRRKGIRPTVRGVVMNAADHPHGGGDGGRHGTGKAPRTPWGQLTLGYRTRRRKGSNKLIVRTRHDAKRKR from the coding sequence ATGCCAGTGAAAGCTTACAATCCAACCACTCCTGCTCGTCGCGGCATGACGAGTCAGGATTTGTCGGACATCACGACAAAGAAACCGCTCAAAAGTCTGACCAAAGCCAAAAAGCAAAATGCTGGCCGTAACAACCAAGGCCGCATCACCGTGCGCCATCGCGGTGGTGGCGTTCGTCGTCACTACCGTTTGGTGAACCACAATTTGCCAGCCGGCTTGACTTTGACGATTGAAGAAATTGAGTACGATCCAAACCGCTCAGCGCGCATCGCTCGGGTGAAAGATCAGTACAATCTGTACCACTACGTATTGGCCGACACCTCGATGGTTAAGGGCAAGACAATTCAGACTGGTGAGGAAGCGCCAATTGAGGCCTCAAACCGCCTGCCGCTGTCTGCTATCCCTGTTGGTACGATGATTTATGCTATTGAACTGACTGCCGGCAAAGGTGCGCAAATGGTTCGCGCTGCTGGTGCCAAAGCTCAGTTGATGGCCAAAGAAGGCAATTACGCAACCATCAAATTGCCATCTGGCGAAGTTCGCAAAGTTCGCCTGGAAGCTACCGCTGCCATCGGTACAGTCGGTAACGTCCAGCACCAGAATGTCAAGATCGGTTCAGCTGGTCGCCGCCGCCGCAAGGGTATTCGCCCAACGGTTCGCGGTGTCGTCATGAACGCCGCAGATCACCCACATGGTGGTGGTGACGGTGGTCGCCACGGTACTGGTAAAGCACCACGTACGCCATGGGGTCAGTTGACGCTGGGCTATCGAACTCGCCGCCGCAAAGGCTCAAATAAATTAATCGTACGCACGCGTCACGACGCGAAGAGGAAGAGGTAA
- the rpsL gene encoding 30S ribosomal protein S12: MPTINQLVRKPRQTAKKKSKSPALGRIHNALKTRYYDQNAPLKRGVCVRVTTKTPKKPNSALRKVARVKLNNGYEVWAYIGGEGHNLQEHAVVLIRGGRVPDLPGVRYHIVRGALDLQGVNNRKRGRSKYGTKKGDK, from the coding sequence ATGCCAACAATCAACCAATTGGTGCGCAAACCGCGCCAAACGGCTAAGAAAAAGTCCAAGTCGCCAGCACTGGGTCGCATTCACAACGCCCTGAAAACGCGTTACTACGACCAGAATGCACCGCTCAAGCGTGGTGTGTGTGTGCGTGTGACGACCAAGACACCAAAGAAACCAAACTCAGCGCTGCGTAAAGTTGCCCGTGTGAAGCTGAACAACGGCTACGAAGTTTGGGCCTACATCGGTGGTGAAGGCCACAACTTGCAGGAGCACGCTGTGGTCTTGATCCGCGGTGGTCGTGTGCCTGATCTTCCGGGTGTGCGTTACCACATCGTCCGTGGTGCGTTGGACCTCCAGGGTGTCAACAACCGCAAGCGGGGCCGTTCGAAGTACGGTACCAAGAAAGGGGATAAGTAA
- the rplP gene encoding 50S ribosomal protein L16, whose protein sequence is MLLPKKTKHRKVRIGKNRGQATRGNYIAFGDFALQSQSNERINSRQIESARQAMTRYIKRGGKIWIRIFPHTPVTRKPLGLKMGGGKGNPEFFVAKVKAGTVMFEMQGVSEEVAREAMRLASHKLPVKCKFIKREDA, encoded by the coding sequence ATGCTGTTACCAAAGAAAACCAAGCACCGCAAAGTGCGCATCGGTAAAAACCGCGGTCAAGCAACCCGTGGCAATTACATCGCGTTCGGCGACTTTGCGCTGCAATCGCAATCAAACGAGCGCATCAACTCCCGCCAAATCGAGTCTGCTCGTCAGGCAATGACCCGCTACATCAAGCGTGGCGGTAAGATTTGGATCCGGATTTTCCCGCACACCCCAGTTACTCGCAAGCCACTTGGTTTGAAGATGGGTGGTGGTAAAGGTAATCCAGAGTTCTTTGTTGCCAAGGTAAAGGCCGGCACGGTGATGTTTGAAATGCAGGGCGTTTCTGAGGAAGTAGCCCGCGAAGCAATGCGCCTGGCGAGCCACAAACTACCAGTCAAATGTAAGTTCATCAAACGGGAGGACGCATAA
- the rpmC gene encoding 50S ribosomal protein L29: MAETKKPTKAAVVKTIDDLKKEVAEKRHDLLQAKRSHAAGELVNPKALCSLRKDIARLLTQLNEKESK; encoded by the coding sequence ATGGCTGAAACAAAGAAACCTACAAAAGCAGCAGTTGTAAAGACGATTGATGATTTGAAGAAGGAAGTCGCCGAAAAGCGACATGACCTGCTTCAAGCAAAACGTTCTCACGCTGCTGGCGAATTAGTTAATCCAAAAGCGCTGTGTTCACTCCGCAAGGATATCGCACGCCTGCTGACACAACTTAACGAAAAGGAGAGCAAGTAA
- the rpsQ gene encoding 30S ribosomal protein S17 codes for MARRTLIGVVTSAKRDKTITVTVTSRETHPLYGKQYTVTRKYTAHDETNQAGEGDKVQIEETRPISKTKSFTLVKVIEKSRGSIKLKAEVSGEAEEEAKEDDK; via the coding sequence ATGGCCCGACGAACACTGATTGGCGTCGTAACGAGTGCCAAGCGCGACAAGACCATCACCGTGACGGTCACCAGCCGCGAAACGCATCCGCTCTACGGCAAACAGTACACCGTGACTCGCAAGTACACTGCTCATGATGAGACCAATCAAGCAGGCGAAGGCGACAAGGTGCAAATCGAAGAGACCCGCCCAATTTCCAAGACCAAGAGCTTTACGCTGGTCAAGGTGATTGAAAAGTCTCGCGGTTCTATTAAACTAAAGGCTGAAGTTTCTGGTGAAGCTGAGGAAGAGGCTAAGGAGGACGACAAATGA
- the fusA gene encoding elongation factor G — translation MAANVPLQNFRNIGIIAHIDAGKTTTTEGILYRTGLTHKIGVVKGDGDGATTDWMAQEKERGITITSAAVTCFWKDHKINIIDTPGHIDFTAEVERSLRVLDGAVTVFDGKMGVEAQSETVWRQANKYGVPRICFVNKINQTGGDFWKSLESIHNRLSKQAFPIHIPIGFEKTINGVVDLVDMKAYTYDDYTDHELKVGEIPADMLEKAKNARALLVENAVEADDELMMKFLDQGEEAITIDELKMALRKRVLAGDFFLVTGGDGRGVIVEKLLDLMVDYLPSPLDVDEIWGKNPKTGDEVSRKPDEKEPMSALAFKIATDPFVGKLIFIRVYSGVLNSGSYVLNTTTGDKERIGRIVRMHADKREEIDKIGAGDIAAVVGLKNTGTGNTLTDPAHPIALESIEFPEPPVSIAVEPKSKADQEKMALALQRLAEEDPTFRIHTDEETGQTIMSGMGELHLDILIDRMKREFKVEANIGEPQVAFRESIKGRAEVQGKHAKQSGGRGQYGDVWVRFEPNEAGKGFEFIDEIKGGVVPQEYRPAVMKGIKETLEGGVIAGYPVVDVKATLYDGSYHDVDSSELAFSLAGSLAAREGIKQATPILLEPVMKVEVTTPEEFMGDIIGDLNSRRGRIDAMEDLMGGAKLVKAFVPLANMFGYTSDIRSMSQGRAASTMELAQYEEVPPNVAQEIIEKRNA, via the coding sequence ATGGCAGCAAACGTTCCATTACAAAACTTTAGAAATATTGGTATCATTGCTCACATTGACGCCGGTAAAACGACGACCACTGAGGGCATCTTGTACCGCACTGGCTTGACGCATAAGATTGGTGTAGTTAAGGGTGACGGCGACGGTGCGACCACCGACTGGATGGCGCAGGAAAAGGAGCGGGGCATTACCATTACCTCGGCGGCGGTGACCTGCTTCTGGAAAGACCATAAGATTAACATTATCGACACGCCAGGGCACATCGACTTTACTGCTGAGGTGGAGCGTTCGCTACGCGTGCTCGACGGCGCAGTGACCGTGTTTGACGGCAAGATGGGTGTTGAGGCGCAGTCTGAGACCGTCTGGCGCCAGGCTAACAAATACGGCGTGCCGCGCATTTGCTTCGTTAACAAGATCAACCAGACCGGCGGCGACTTCTGGAAATCTTTGGAATCAATTCACAATCGCTTGAGCAAACAAGCCTTTCCAATTCACATCCCAATTGGTTTTGAAAAGACGATTAACGGCGTGGTCGACCTCGTCGACATGAAAGCCTACACCTACGATGATTACACCGACCACGAGTTGAAAGTTGGCGAAATCCCGGCTGATATGCTGGAGAAGGCGAAGAATGCTCGCGCCCTGCTGGTGGAAAATGCCGTTGAGGCTGATGATGAATTGATGATGAAGTTCCTCGACCAGGGTGAGGAAGCGATTACTATCGACGAACTGAAAATGGCGCTGCGTAAGCGAGTGCTGGCTGGTGACTTCTTCTTAGTCACTGGTGGTGACGGCCGTGGTGTCATCGTGGAGAAGCTGCTTGACCTGATGGTTGACTACTTGCCAAGCCCGCTGGATGTTGACGAAATTTGGGGTAAAAATCCAAAGACCGGCGACGAAGTGAGCCGCAAACCAGACGAAAAAGAGCCGATGAGCGCTCTCGCGTTCAAGATCGCTACTGACCCATTTGTTGGTAAGTTAATCTTTATCCGCGTCTATTCTGGCGTGCTGAATTCGGGCAGCTACGTCTTGAACACCACCACTGGCGATAAGGAGCGTATCGGCCGTATCGTGCGCATGCATGCTGACAAGCGCGAGGAGATTGACAAGATTGGTGCTGGTGACATCGCGGCGGTGGTTGGCCTGAAGAACACCGGTACCGGTAACACCTTGACTGATCCAGCGCACCCAATTGCCCTGGAAAGTATTGAGTTCCCAGAGCCACCAGTATCCATCGCCGTTGAGCCAAAATCAAAGGCTGACCAAGAGAAGATGGCATTGGCCTTGCAGCGTTTGGCTGAGGAAGACCCAACCTTCCGCATTCACACTGATGAAGAAACTGGTCAGACGATTATGTCCGGCATGGGTGAGTTGCACCTGGATATCTTGATCGACCGTATGAAGCGCGAGTTCAAGGTTGAAGCGAATATCGGTGAACCGCAAGTGGCCTTCCGCGAGTCAATCAAGGGCCGCGCCGAAGTCCAGGGTAAGCACGCCAAGCAGTCTGGTGGTCGCGGTCAATATGGTGACGTTTGGGTACGCTTTGAGCCGAATGAGGCCGGCAAGGGCTTTGAATTCATCGACGAGATTAAGGGTGGCGTGGTTCCTCAGGAATATCGCCCGGCTGTCATGAAGGGTATCAAGGAAACCTTGGAAGGTGGTGTCATTGCTGGCTATCCAGTGGTTGATGTCAAGGCGACGCTGTACGATGGTTCATACCACGATGTCGACTCCTCAGAACTAGCCTTCTCGTTGGCAGGTTCGTTGGCAGCCCGCGAAGGCATCAAGCAAGCCACCCCAATTCTGCTCGAGCCGGTCATGAAGGTTGAAGTAACCACTCCAGAAGAGTTCATGGGCGACATCATCGGTGACCTGAACTCACGCCGCGGCCGCATTGACGCCATGGAAGATCTGATGGGCGGCGCCAAATTGGTCAAGGCCTTCGTGCCGCTAGCAAATATGTTTGGCTACACCTCGGACATCCGCTCGATGTCGCAGGGCCGCGCAGCCAGCACCATGGAGCTAGCGCAGTACGAGGAAGTACCGCCAAACGTGGCGCAGGAGATTATTGAGAAGCGCAACGCCTAG